CCTCCCCCATGCCGCTCGCTCAGGCCATGGCGGACCCCTCGCTGCTCTCGGCCGAGCTGGAGGcggacgaggaggaggaggcggcgctGCGgcggctcctgctgcaggtgggtCCCGGGAGGGGGTCCCGGTCGCGGTTCCGGTGCTGATCCCAGTCCCGGTTCAGCCGCTCCCCCTCATTCCCGCAGGTGACCCCGGACCGGGAGGAGACCctgcgccccggccccgcccgcgccgTCACCCCGCAGCCGGGTAAGGGGGTCCTTCCGTGGATTTTGGGGAGGGCTCGGGGGGTCCCCGCCGCCCCCTGACCCCCCCCCCGACCCCGTGTCCCGTgcctccctgccagggctgtgcgTGAAGACCCGCGCGGGGGGGGACAAAGTGTTCGTCAACGTTTGTCACTCGCCCGAGGTTCCGCCGCCCCCTCCCGTGTCTCCCCCGGGACTCCAGAGGCTCCTGCGGGAGCCCCCCGGCCCCGACGGCGGCTTCCGGATCCCGATGAGCCTCGGGGAGCCGCACGCCGAGCTCGACCGAGGTCAGAGACCCCCCGAGCCCTCCCTGTCCCGAGCACCCCCATGACCGCTGAATTCTCCCTGAGTCTCGTCAAATCTCGCAGCGGGCCGGGGCTGCACCGCCTACGACGTGGTGGTGAATTCGGGCTTTTTCAGGACGCTCCAGGTGAGGGTCAGGATGGGGAAATGGGGGTCTcggggggggttttgggggctcTGACCCTTCCGGCCCTCCCAGGCCGATCCTTTGTACCTCGAGTTCTTCCTGACCGTGGCCATGGAGGGGCTGTCGGAGAAGTACGGGGTGGAACTGGAGCTCACTGGTGAGACTGGGGGTCACTGGGAGGGCtcaggtggggctgggggggttCGGACCCCCCGTGACCCCCCCCATAACCCCTCCAGGCTGGCGAGTGCTGCGGAATCGGAAATTCCTGGGCTCCATCTCGGCTCAAAACATCCgggcccagccccggccccacatccaggagctcccagggtGAGTGGGGACCCCCTGAGACCCACCCACCAAAAACCCCGGGGCCCTCCCAGCCTGATGTGTgcccccccacagccccccagaccccccccaGTTTGTGGTGGTGGCTGAGCCCTCGGCCCAGGACCCGAAGGTGCTGCAGGCCCGGGTccacctgccccagctggtGAGTGGGGGCAACTGGGCAAAACTGGGAGGCGCTGGGGTTGGGTTACGGGGTTCCCCTGATCCCGGGGGGAGGTTGTGGGGCAATGTGGGAGGTTGGGAGGCTCAGGGGGTgctggaggggtgggatggggtggggggcCCCATTTTCCTGGGAGAACATTGGGGTCactgggggctgtgggaggagGGGTTCCCACCATCCTGGGCGGCTTAGAGGGACAGTGGGGGGGCTGCCCCTAAACCCCGGAGAGGGGTTGGGGGTGCTGTGGGCGTGTCCTAACCCTGGTCCCGCCCAGGAGGGGGCGGGGTCTctctggctggggctgagcgAGGAGCGGCTGCTGCTGGTCCGCCCGCCGCCAGGGGGCGATGCCGCCGGGCAGGGGCCGTGTCCTTCCGCCCGTGAGGGggcgctgctggagctggggctgcccctccCCGCGGACCCCGCGCGGTGCCGCGCGCGCTTCCACCGCCGCGCCAAGGTAACCGTGGCGACCGCGGGGACACGCCCCTTTCTGGATGGGGACACGCCCCCTCAGTGAGCGCGCCTTGGCGCCCCCTGCAGGTTCTCACTGTGACGATGCCGCTGCAGGCGTGAGGGACGAGGGACCCCCCCCAGCCAGAGGGGGACTCCCCACCACGGGACCCCAGAGagcctccagggctgctcccgcCCCTCCCCAGGATAGTCCTGGAGCCTTCTGAGCGCTCCAGCCTGGGATCGTCCTGGACTTCCCCTCAGGGACCCACTTCAGGACCTCCGACCTCCTTGGGGCCACACCAGGACACTCCTGGACCCCCCCAGGACCCTGCTGGACCCCCCACCTCAGGATCGTCCTGGGTCTCTCCTTGGGAATCCCCCTCAGGATCCTTTGGGGCCTTTCTCAGGACGGTCCTCACCATTCAGGGACCCTCCTCAGGACCCCCTGATCCCCTCCAGGATTCTCTGGACCCCCCTGGGACCCTCCTGGCCCCTCTTCCCATCCTCCGCATCCCCTTGGGCCCCCCATGCTCCCTTTagccccccccccctctcctttttctaCAAAACCCCCCAATAAAAGTTAAACCCAAGCCGTGTCTGTGATTGGCCGAGGCCCCCCCCAGGGCGGCTCAGCCCACGCAGGGGGGGATTGAGGGGGATTTAGGGCTGAGCCGGGCCGGGGGGGCCAGGGGGGGACTTCCCAGAGCTTCCCAGGAAGAGGCGAGAGGCCCCAGGAGCCACCGGAGGGGTCGGGGGCctgcggggagggaggggggacaacccccagctgaccccTGGGTGTTCCCCCGGGTGACTCCGAGGGGGGACACAGGTGTCCTGGGGGGGGGATTCCCTGCGGTCCCTTGGGTCATGGTGCCTTGAGCCACCATGGAATTCAACAAGGAGGAATTCCGGCGCCAGCtgggggccgggctgggccgcCTGCACAGGTGAGACCCCAGCtttgggggcacagggacattGGGCGCAGTCCCTGGGGGTGTGA
The window above is part of the Hirundo rustica isolate bHirRus1 unplaced genomic scaffold, bHirRus1.pri.v3 scaffold_181_arrow_ctg1, whole genome shotgun sequence genome. Proteins encoded here:
- the LOC120747721 gene encoding PIH1 domain-containing protein 1-like isoform X2: MPLAQAMADPSLLSAELEADEEEEAALRRLLLQVTPDREETLRPGPARAVTPQPGLCVKTRAGGDKVFVNVCHSPEVPPPPPVSPPGLQRLLREPPGPDGGFRIPMSLGEPHAELDRAGRGCTAYDVVVNSGFFRTLQADPLYLEFFLTVAMEGLSEKYGVELELTGWRVLRNRKFLGSISAQNIRAQPRPHIQELPGPPDPPQFVVVAEPSAQDPKVLQARVHLPQLVLTVTMPLQA
- the LOC120747721 gene encoding PIH1 domain-containing protein 1-like isoform X1; the protein is MPLAQAMADPSLLSAELEADEEEEAALRRLLLQVTPDREETLRPGPARAVTPQPGLCVKTRAGGDKVFVNVCHSPEVPPPPPVSPPGLQRLLREPPGPDGGFRIPMSLGEPHAELDRAGRGCTAYDVVVNSGFFRTLQADPLYLEFFLTVAMEGLSEKYGVELELTGWRVLRNRKFLGSISAQNIRAQPRPHIQELPGPPDPPQFVVVAEPSAQDPKVLQARVHLPQLEGAGSLWLGLSEERLLLVRPPPGGDAAGQGPCPSAREGALLELGLPLPADPARCRARFHRRAKVLTVTMPLQA